The genomic DNA GCGGTCCGCGCTCGCCCTGCTTCGTAGGCCTTGAGATGCGCATGGACGACACGCAGCAGGTGCGCATCGCGGCCGTCGTTCGGCGCTCGCCGCAGCAGGTCGCCGATGATGTGCTCGCCCTCGATCTGCGCGCCGCGCTGGATGTCCTTGAACATCGACGCCGTGATCGGCGAGCCGGCCGCGGTCAGCATGCCGCGTGCGCGCGCGATCATCGCGGCACGCGGTGCAAAGCCGTTGTGGGCCGCGATCGCCGCGCATTCGTCGAGCAGGCCGCTCGCGATGCCGGCGCCGCCGCCCTGCTCGATGTCGCCGATGGTCGCGCGCATCAGGCAGGTGATGCCGGCCACCGAGGCGATGAAGATCCACTTCTCCCACATCTCCTGCAGCATCTCGCCGGAGGCGCGCGCCTCGAATTTGGCTTTCGAGAAGGCCGCCTCCAGCGCCTGCACGCGGGCGGAGCGCGAGCCGTCGAGTTCGCCGTAGGTCAGGCCATGCGTGTCGTTCAGATGAAGCACCGTGCCCTGCGGGTCGAGCACGGCCGAGATCAGACACAGGCCGCCGAGCACACGCTCGCGGCCGAAGCGCTGTGCCAGTTCGTCCAGATGCCGCATGCCGTTGAGCAGCGGCAGGATGGCGGTCTGCGGCCCGACGGCGGGCGCGAAGGAGGCCATCGTGTCCGCCAGGTCATAGGCCTTGCAGCCGACGATGACCACGTCGAAGGGCGCGCCGATGCCGTTCGCGAGCACGTGGGGCGGCGACGGAATGTGGAGATCGCCGAACAGACTGCGGACCACGAGGCCGGTCTGCGCGATCTGCGCCGCACGCCGCGGCCGCAAGAGAAAGCTCAGGTCTTCGCCGGCCTCCAGCAGCCGCCCACCGAAATACCCGCCCAGCGCACCGGCGCCTACAACCAGGAACCTCATTGCATTCTTCCTCTTCGCGTGGATGAAAGGCGAATTCTGCGCTTGTGAACTTTTGTTGTTCACGCTGCGGATAATGCGGGCTTGCGCAATCAGCGAACGACCCAGGAGATCCCCGAGTGCCCGACCTCTCGAAAATGACTTGCATCGAAGACCTGCGCGTGGTCGCCCAGCGGCGCGTACCGCGGATGTTCTACGACTATGCCGATTCCGGCGCCTGGACCGAGGGCACCTACCGTGCCAACGAAAGCGACTTCCAGAAGATCAAGCTGCGCCAGCGCGTGGCCGTGAACATGGACGGGCGCTCGACCCGCAGCACCATGGTCGGCGAGGAGGTCACGATGCCGGTGGCGATCGCGCCGACGGGCCTGACCGGCATGCAGCATGCCGACGGCGAGATCCTCGGCGCGCGTGCGGCCAAGGCCTTCGGCATTCCGTTCACGCTGTCGACCATGAGCATCTGCTCGCTGGAGGACATCGCCG from Variovorax sp. PBL-E5 includes the following:
- the panE gene encoding 2-dehydropantoate 2-reductase, with the translated sequence MRFLVVGAGALGGYFGGRLLEAGEDLSFLLRPRRAAQIAQTGLVVRSLFGDLHIPSPPHVLANGIGAPFDVVIVGCKAYDLADTMASFAPAVGPQTAILPLLNGMRHLDELAQRFGRERVLGGLCLISAVLDPQGTVLHLNDTHGLTYGELDGSRSARVQALEAAFSKAKFEARASGEMLQEMWEKWIFIASVAGITCLMRATIGDIEQGGGAGIASGLLDECAAIAAHNGFAPRAAMIARARGMLTAAGSPITASMFKDIQRGAQIEGEHIIGDLLRRAPNDGRDAHLLRVVHAHLKAYEAGRARTAEAAA